From the Patescibacteria group bacterium genome, the window AACTCAATGAGGTATTAACTTATCAGATTAACGACTGCAATTATCATAACATAAGATAATGCAATGATGATCAAGCCAATAACAGCGTTCAGTATACCCTGCATGCCTTTCTTGGCTGACTCTGCATTTCCGCCAGCGGTCAAGTAAAGAAAGCCGCCGATGATCAGAAAGACGAATGCGATAATAGCACCTATTCCTGCTGACCAATTAAGAATATTCACTGCTATCGATTGGAACCCAGTATCACCCGCAACCGGTTGAACGAATTTTAGAACAGGAAAAGTGTTCGCTGGTGCTGTTGGATCCGCTGCTAAAACTTTCTCGATTAGATTCATAAATCCTCCGTTAATTATTTTGTTTATTATATTTTAAAACTTTTGGGACAACCTAGTCAATAGCCTATTTGCTCAGCAACCACAGAAGGGTAGTAAGAGTTATCCATGAAAGCGAAATCACAACCAGGCCAACTACAGAGTTGATGATGCCCTTCACTGCCTTCTTGGCTGATTCTGCGTTTCCGGCGGCGGTCATGTATTGAAAGCCAGAGACAATGAATACCACGAATGCGATAAAAGCTGCTACTTCGCAGGTTATAGTGAAGACCGTGTTTATTTGGGTCGTAATGATGCTCAAATAGCTACCCCCCACTTCCGCGTCAGACCTGACAGGGTTGTCCAGCTTTAGCGGGTTAAGATCGATAGCCAATACCTTTTCGATAATCGTATTCATAGCTAAAACACTTTCTGCGCCAAGATTCGGATCAGACTAGCCAAGCCAACTATCGCCAACCCTCCTATCGACCAGAGCAGGGTTTTCTTGGCCGTTTCGGCCTTGGCATCTTCTCCAAAGGACGTGACATATAGGAAACAGCCCCAAAGGAACATGGCGAACGCGACGATACCAGCAAAGGATATTGCCATCACTACGAACGAATTGGCTGCGCTATTGATAGTGTTGAGGTCTTTGTTTGTGTCAATCCCATTGAAATCACAAAGGAAATCACTGAGGGTGGAAACACCATCTCCCTTTATTTCTGCACATTTTGTAGCGTCTATGATGGGGCTGGCCATTATTTAAATCTCTTTATTATATTTACTACAAACAATATTATCGTATACGACAGGGTTCCTGCAACAAGGCCAACAATTAGGTAGATCGCAGATTTCTTGGCTTGCTCTACCTTCTTGTCGTCCCCAGCGGCGGTCAAGAAGAGGAAGCCGGTAAAGAGGATACCGATCAGGGCGCCGGCGCCAATCAGTATCATCAGTATTCCTGGGTGGGTAGCGTCTTTGCCAAAGAGGCTGTTGTAAAGGTCGCCGATTTTGTGAATAGTGCCACCGACGAGTTTGCTGGAGTTGAGCACGATTTTCTTGCTGGTCCCGCCAGTAGTACCTCCAGTAGTACCTCCAGTTTCCTGCTTAACTGGCTGCTTGATCAAAGATTTTCCTGGTAGGCAATCATCTGGGCTTAAGTATACCCAACCGACAGAGCGATCTGCGCTCCATGTTTCGCCGATTGTGGAACTGTTTGCTGTAACGGTTACTACCCCGTAGTGGGCTCCGTTGTTGGGATCAGCCTCGGCCTGGCTTATTCCTGTCTTTCGCTTGAGGAGTTTGACAGTAGCTTCGTGGTAATAAGGCTCAGAAGTGTTGGAAAAAGTGTGAGTGAACTCGGGATTGAAGGTGTAGGAGTTGTAATTATCAAGTGTTTGGAAATCGCAGATCCAGTTTTGGCCTTCCCCTGAGCATGCCGCTCCTGAGTCGTCGAGATGGCTCCTCAAAGTGGGATTGTCTCCAGGAGTGATGGAGTAGCCCTTGTAGCTGATGTACATCTTGACAATATATTCTGAAGGATCCTTCGGTTTTTCTGGTAGAGTGACGTTGACGTTGACGGTAAGATCCCTGTTGGTGGCACGAATCATACAGGCGTTGTAGACTTCTCTTCCGTTGAACCTGACGTCCAGTCTCGGCTGGCTTATGTTCGGAGCGTACTCTTCCCCCGCGTTTGTGAGAGTGTAATAGGCTGGCGGAGAGTCCCATCTAGTACCATTGCCATCTAGGAAATAACCCTTAATGGCGTATGCCCCCGTTGCCAATCCGCTGAGATCTGACCAGCTAGCGGTGCATGATCCCCTGATGGTGTCGCTGGTTGTGTCATCAACATTACGATTGGTATAGAGCCAGGAAAATTCTGAGTCATCGGCGTTGCCATCTGTTCCTGGCTCGTCTGATCTCATAATTACGCAATCTGTCAGAACGGGAACGATTGAAGTCGATGTGAGGGACAAGGGCATGTCGATATTTACTGATGATGTTGTTGCTATGTCGATTGTCTGGTTCGACGGTAGATAGGCAGAACCGAGCGCATCTTGCGAAATCGGATCTTCTGGTGGAAAATCTGGGGTGTCGGCGACACAATAGTAGGTGTCATCGGGATAATTATCGCAATAATTAGCGTCATAGGGGTTTATTACTGTTACCCAGTTCGAATCTCGTGATACTGGTACAGGATTACCCTCCTGGTATAACTCGGCTGTAAACTGGTATTGGTTGTCGGGGGTAAATTCGTCTGTGGTCCATGATCCAGAGCAATATTGGTTGCTGTCTGTGACATCCACGTATATCGACCACTCATCGGTGACGTCTAGACCAAACTGTGTCCCGTTTTCAACATAGATGTAGCACTCGTAATTTGGATCAGATAGCTCACCATCGGGTAAATTAAAATCCGTCCAAAAATCCACAGTTTCTCCAGCGTATATCTCCTGCGGGTCGCCGTAGACTAATATCGTCGGTTGATCCTCTGCTCTCGCTGGAGTCACGAAATAAGCTGATCCTAGGAATAGGAGACAGGTGATGAAAACAATTCTAATAATTTTTCGAGAAATTTTCATCAAGATTTGGCTGGACAAGCTATTATTTTTTACGAAATATTGAATGTGGGCATGCCTAGGAAATCGAGGATCATGCCAAGGGTCAAAAGCAGGACGTATCCAAGGAGCGTGCCCATGAAGACGTCTTTGGCGGTGTTGATCTTGGTATTATCTCCCTGGGAGGTCATATATACGAAGCCGGCGTAGATAATCATGAGGACCGTGAGAGTGCCACCGAGCTTGAGGGCAAATTGATAAATAGCATGGACGTATTCGCCATAGTCAAAATTATCCTTCCCATCTATCTTGAGACCGACTTGCACTCCGGCTTGGGCAGCATTCACCAAATGAAAACCAATTTTTTCTATCACATTTACCATGTTTCTTTCCTGAGTAAGACAGTGATATTGTCAGCGGCTTGGTTGAGAGCGGCCTGGGCTGTTAGTGTTCCCTTGTTCACCGCCCTGATGGCGTTGCGCATATTGGCGTCGAAATCCCCAGGGTAGCGACCCTTTTGAAATGCTTTGGCTGTCGCGAGCTCTAATTTCTCAGGATTATTCCCAGTTCTGTTCTCTATGCCTATTTCGTATGAATCGTACTTGTAGGAGCCATAAAGTCTTGAGGCGGATGTAATATTACTAGAATATGTCGTAGCTAGGCCATGTACTACATTCCAAGCTATGGCTGAGTTGGGGGTGATAGCGCTGACACCAAATGCGTTGAATCTAGCATAGTCAATAATCTTATCTGGTTCAGTGTTAACCTGTGGCACATAGGTAGTAGCATAATCTTTAAAGGTAGGATATTTCTGGGCGAACACATTGAGTAGTCGATCATAACCGAAGAGGATGGCAACTTTGCCGTTAACGAAGGCTTCGACATCATTGCCCATCGATTCATTCCAGGTATAGTTGGCACCCTTGGGATTGGCAAATGAAGTGTAGAATTCGAGTGCCCTCTTGCCAGGGACTTCTTCGGTGCCGACTGGAGTACTGCTCGGTAGGCTGAACATGGCCAATTTGAGATCGTCAGAGAGGATCTTGGTCTCGTTTTGGAGCATGAGAAGATAGAGAATATCCTGTGGATAGGAAACATTGTCAGAGCCAATGGCCGCTCCCGCTATGCTAATATTGTCGCCATCTCGCTTGGTCAAGTATGGCATTGCTTCGGCAAAATTTGTCCAGGTATTGGGGACGGGGTCGAACATCTTCGAGATTCTCTCATATGTGACACCACTGACAGTGCTTTTCTCAAGATCAGACAGTGCTTGTCGGATCAGGCTGGGATTGTAGTACACAATCATCGGCTCTGCTGAAGCAGATAGGGCGTAAATATTATTATCAATCTGGACACTTTGTTTGATCGATTGAACATAGCCCTCATCCATATTGACCTTGCTGGTGATAGCGGTAGGAGCAGGGACCAGTTTATCCTTGTGGCGGTAGACCCAATCATTCGGCATAGACCAGACATCGGGGCCGGTACCGGAAAGCTGAGAGTTTAGGACCTTGTTCTCATAGGCGGCGTCGAGGGTCTGTTGGACGTACTCCATAGTGTAGCCCTTGTTGGTCGACTCGAAGTCCTTGACGATTGGTTTCCAGACGTCGGGATCCTCAAAGCTCCAGACTATGACCTTGGTGGCTCGTGCGTCTGTGGTGCTGGTTTTCTTGGTACAGCCCGACAGCGCCACAGTAAAAAAGGCCATCATCACTGCATAGCTGGCGAATTTAAGAAATCGTTTCATATATACCCTCCACTTCGTCGGAGACGAAGCAATTATCAATTATCAAATATCAATAATCAAATATTAATTGTTCACTTGTAAACCTGAAAAATTAAATGCCCTGAAAGGGTCCCTTTGGGAATCATTGACCATTGATACTTGATATTTTTTACAGTTTTCCGGCGATCTCTTTGATAAACTGCGAAAAATCACCGTTTATGTCCGGCCTCTTCAGCGCCATCTCAACATTTGTTTTCAGATATTGAGTGACATTACCACAATCATAATATTTTCCACCCTTTATTTCAACAGAGTAGGCATCGTTCCCCCGCTCTCTCAACTTGTTGACGCCGTCGATGTAGACCAATTCCCCACCCGGTTTGACTTCACGGCCCGCTTCTTCGAGAGCGTCAAAAATTTCTGGTGGGAAGACATAGCCGCCAAGGCTGGCATAGTCGGATGGTTTGTTGTCGTCGCCTGGTTTCTCAATCAACTCTTCGATCTTCATAATCCCGTCTTCTACCGTATGACCCTTGGTGAAGCCGTATTTCTTACCATCTCCTGGGCTGTTCATGATGAGTGAGGCAATAATGGTGCTTTGGTATTTGTTGTAAGCCTCGACAAGCTGCTTGGTCTTGAGTGGGTCAGAGACGAGGAGCTCGTCACCCCAACAGACGACAAAAGGTTCGTCGCCAACAACATTCTTGGCGGTCAAAATGGCGTCGCCATTCCCCTTTTGCTCCTTTTGTCTGACAAAGACAAACTCTGCCATCTTGGAAAGATTTTTGATCTGCTCAAGTTGCTCCATCTTGCCCGATTCGGCAAGCTTGTTCTCAAGCTCTAGGTGGCGATCGAAATGGTCCTCTATCGCCCGTTTGTGCCAGCCGGTGACTAAGATAATTTGTTCAATTCCAGAAGCGACCAATTCCTCAACCACATATTGGATCACTGGCTTGTCTACAATCGGTAACATCTCTTTGGGCATCGCCTTGGTCCATGGCAAAAATCTTGTGCCATAGCCAGCGGCAGGAATAACAGCTTTTCTGACAGGTTTCATAACGCTCCTTAAAATTACTAATCCCCCGCTCTCATATTAACACTGATTATATCAAACAAAAAAGCACTTAGAAAGTGCTCAACTGCAAACCGTGTCGATATCGGTAAACCCTATTTGCTCTCTTTTCCATCATTAATCTTGATGAATTTGGTCTTGGCTTTTTCGTCCTTGGAGATTTCAATGCGAAGAAGGCCGTCTTTCAAAGTAGCCTTGGCACTCTCAGAATTGATGGCGATTGGCATGACGTAGGAGCGTGAAAAAGGCCCCCAATAGCACTCTTGGGTGAAATGTTTGTCGCTTGGCAAATCATGTCCGGCCTGGCGGGTACCCTTGATGGTGATAACTTCGTCAGTGATGGAGATATCCACATCAGAAGCTTTCACCCCGGCGATTGGGGCCAAGATGTAAACATTGTGGTCATCATGAAAAACATCGACAGCAAGCTGGCCTTCTGTTTCTTCGGCTAACCAATCATTGTTATGATTTTCGACCACGACCCTCCTTTAGGTTCTGGACTAGTTCAAATCAAGCGATATACTAGATATAAATATTATATACTTATAGAGACCCATGTCAACAACTTTTGAAAAATCAAAATATGGCAAAATGCTCTCTTTTCCAAAGCTAATCCTGGCATCACTATTTGACATTCTTTATCCCAATAGATGTATCAATTGCGGGCATTATGGACAACTCTTATGTCTTGAGTGTGCCAGCGATCTCGAGATTCTCAAAAGCTATACCTGCTATGGATGTGGGAAACTGAGCCAATTTGGAAAATTGTGCAACAATTGCAAGAAACAGCTTGGTGGTAACATCGATAGCATCATTTATGCAGTTGATTATAGTAGTAAGATAGCCAAAACGTTGATATCGGCCTTCAAATACTCTGGAATTACGGAGTTATCCACAACTTTGTCCGCCCTGTTGATAACTCGAATCCCGAGCTTGGAGCCTGGAATTATAATGCCTGTACCACTACATCCATCAAAGAAATTGCGGCGAGGATTTAACCAATCAGAATTACTGGCCAAGGAGATATCGAAAAAGCTAGGATTTCCCCTGAATAACTATTTAGTTCGGGTCAAGAATACCCAGTCGCAGGTCGGCTTGTCGCGAGCGAAAAGACTTCAAAATTTGGAACAAGCATTTGTCTGCCGAAATAGCTGGCGGATCAAGGGGAAAGTGGTCTATTTGGTTGATGATGTAGTGACGACGGGGAGTACTTTTGCTGCCTGTGCGAGCGTTTTGAAAGAGGCAGGGGCCAAAAAGGTAGTCTGCCTGGCAATCGCCCGCAATCTCCACATGAAATAACGACCAAGCAATTAATTTTTCGTAATTCAGCTTGAATATTTGCCCAAAAAATGTTATTGTTTGAGCTGCCTGGAGAGGTCGCATAGTGGTCGAGTGCAACTGTCTTGAAAACAGTCAGGCCGCAAGGTCTCGTGGGTTCGAATCCCACCCTCTCCGCCAATGAAAATGTCGCTAGTAATAGCGGCTTTTTTGTTGCATTATCATGGTACAATTAAAGTAATTAAATAGAGGAGTATCATGACAAAGAACCTGGAGATTTATCACTGTCCTGTCTGCGGTAATACTGTCGAGATTGTCGGTGAAGGCGCGGGAAAATTGGTTTGCTGCGGCCAGCCAATGGAGAAAATGACGGAGAATACAAGTGATGGGGCAAAGGAAAAACATGTCCCGGTAATTGAAAAAGATACGGAAAACAAGAAGCTAATCGTTAGGATAGGGGAGGCGCCTCACCCAATGACTGATGAGCATTATATACAATGGGTCGAGGTAACAACAGATGGATCTACGCGAAGGAAGTTTCTGAACGCCGGGGACGACCCAAAGGTCGAATTCTGCTTACCAAAGGGCGATATAACGGTACGAATCTACTGTAATCTGCATGGACTCTGGAGCAAATAGAGCGACAGTTTATAACAAATAAACACCTCAGATATCTGAGGTGTTTATTTTATGGTAGCAGTTTGAAGATTACTCGATGCAACAGTCGATTGCTTTTTTGACCAAGGTACCTAGTTTGCCGAAGACGCCCTTCTTGGTCTCATCTTTCTTGTCTAGCGCTCCGTCATCAATCTTTTTTACTTCATCCAATTTGATCGCTTTTAAGTTGATGCCCCAGAAGAGGGAATAAAGATTATAGGCCTTTTCGAACATGTCCTTGGCTTCGTCGTCTTTGCCACGGCCTAGTGCCTTGGTCCCCACTTCCATCAGTCTCATAGATGCTGACAAGAGGTGTTTGGAGATACACCAGACTTCGCCTTCGTAATCAGGCACAATCTTCTTGAGTAGCTCTTTGCGCATCTCTCTGGTCTCTTTGAGCAAATCGAAATACTTATCATCACCCGTTTTCTTGGCGGTAAAGAAAAAGTGCTCTTCGATTGAAATCAAGTTCATAATTGCAATCGAAAGATCCTCATCGGCGGAAAGGTCAAACTTGTTGTCCTTTTTCGAGTCGTTTATCTTCTGAATGAACTTATCTACATTATCTATTGGCATTACGATCCTCCACTATTTAAAACATGGCTGAATGGTCGGCGCGGACATAATCAGGGTAAATTTCCTCTTCGGAAAACCAGTGCGCGATTTCATTCTCGGCTTCTTCGGCGGTCTCTGAGGCGTGAACGAGGTTCTTGACAGCTCGCTGATTGAGGTTGGCGGCGGCAGGGGAGTCTACAGAATAATCTCCTCTGATCGTACCGATTTCAGCCTTGTTCGGCAGGGTAGAGCCGGTAATTTTGCGAATCATGTCTCTTGCGTGGATGCCTTCGATGACCATAGCGACGACTGGAGCCTCAGTCATAAAATCGATCAACCATTGGCGGACCTGTTTGCCAGCTTCTAGATTGTTGTCGGTCCCCATAACTTCTTTAGGATCAAGACCATACTCCTTGAAAACGTTGAATCCCTTGTCCCCGAGACGGGCGATCCAAGTTTCGTCTTTGGGGTAGTGATCGTTGATATGCTCGAGGGTTGGCTTGACCATCTTGAGGGCGATAACCTTGAGCCCACGTTTTTCGAAACGGCTGACTATTTCTCCAATCAATCCTCTCTCTACACCGTCAGGTTTGACCATAACGAATGTTCTCTCAATCGCTGTACGATTTTCCATTTTATTCCTTAAAACCTTAATATTTCTTCTGCTTTTTCTTTGCTAAAATTCTGGCCGACAAAACCCAAGGCAAGATTCGACTCAATCAGATATTTCCTGCCAATGTTGATTATATCATCTCGGGTAATTTTTTCTAATATAATAGAAATTTCCTTTACGCTCAATATTTCCTTGCCCATGACTGATTGCAGGGCGAAGTGTGTGGCGACTTCACTGGTGTCTTCTTCGCTGATGAGCATTCGCCCGTAAACGATCTCCTTAGCCCGTCTGACTTCTGCCTCGGTAAGATCTTCAAAGACGCGGTGATATTCACGCAGAATCGCTTCTATCGCCTCGGAGACACGTTCATGTGGTACGCCGGCGTATGTTTCGATGACACCGATGTCTTGGTAGCTAGAGGAGGAGGTTCTGACCGCATAGGCCAAGCCCTTTTTCTCGCGAATTTCAGTAAACATTCTGGAGCTCATGGAGCCGCCAAGAATCATCGCCAGAAGCTTCAAGGCATATTTATCTTTATTATTGTACCCAGCGCCTCGAAACCCGATGATGACGTTGGATTGCTCAGTTTGCTTCTCTACAAGTTTGATTGCTTTGCTAGTGTTTAGATTTGTATCGGGGCAAAGGGTTTCCTCACCCTCGGGAAGGGTAAAATATCTTTGAACCAAGGCTTTGGCCTCATCGAGAGTAATATCGCCAATGTTTCCAGCCAAGACGACAATGCCGTTGGCAGCAGTATAATTATCGTGATGGTAATTGACCAAGTCCTCACGTGTGAGAGAGACGATGCTTTTCTCGTATCCGATCACGTCTCGGCCTAGATTGTTACTGCCAAGCAGAGCTTCTTCAAATTTACTCGAAGCGACCTCCATAGGGAGATCTTCGTACATTTTTAATTCCTGCAAAATAACCTGCTTTTCCTGCTCAAACTCTTCCTCGGGGAAGAGCGGATTGAGGACAAGGTCAGAAACAAAATCGATCGATCTTTCCAAATATTTAGAGGCAACTTTGGCGTAATAACCAGTGTATTCTTTGCTGGTGAAAGCGTTGTGCTCTCCGCCGATATCCTCGATAAACTCTGAGATCAAAGTCGAGGTTGGTCTTTGTGTCGTCCCCTTGTAGAGCATGTGCTCAAGAACATGGGAAATGCCAGCAATCCGGTCCTCTTCATAACGACTGCCAACACCAAATACTGCCATCGTTGTTACGACTTCACGTGAGCTGTCTGGAATTATGACCAGCCGCAATCCGTTGTCCAAAGTGAATTTTGTGTATTTTTCTATGTTTTTCATGACTTTCAATATAGCTTTTTTGTGTTGCCAAAGCAACGCCAACGAAAAAAGCGGCCTAAGCCGCAATTTATCAAATGAAAATGGTACCCGCGAAGGGAATCGGACCCCCGACCTCTCGGACCGCAACCGAGCGCTCTATCCACTGAGCTACGCGGGCACAAATAACTAAAATTTAATCCAGCGGTTAATTCTATCGGTCAAACCCTCGCCATGACTTTCCTCGGGCAGATGATTGGCCAGGAATTCTCTGATCTTCTCAACGTCGGCGTTTTTGGCTGGCATCATGATCTGATTGGCAACTTTACCTGACAGGGTGAAGTAAAACTTTGGCACCAGTCCGTCAATCAGCCAGAAGTCCTTCATCTCTTGAAAATCGACAACCCGATTGTCTACAACGATGCCTTTTTCGTACACGGCACACTCAAGTATCCGTGGCTTTAATCCTGTCAAAAAAAGATAAAGATAAGCGACCAGAACCAAAACCATACCAGTC encodes:
- a CDS encoding pilin; its protein translation is MKISRKIIRIVFITCLLFLGSAYFVTPARAEDQPTILVYGDPQEIYAGETVDFWTDFNLPDGELSDPNYECYIYVENGTQFGLDVTDEWSIYVDVTDSNQYCSGSWTTDEFTPDNQYQFTAELYQEGNPVPVSRDSNWVTVINPYDANYCDNYPDDTYYCVADTPDFPPEDPISQDALGSAYLPSNQTIDIATTSSVNIDMPLSLTSTSIVPVLTDCVIMRSDEPGTDGNADDSEFSWLYTNRNVDDTTSDTIRGSCTASWSDLSGLATGAYAIKGYFLDGNGTRWDSPPAYYTLTNAGEEYAPNISQPRLDVRFNGREVYNACMIRATNRDLTVNVNVTLPEKPKDPSEYIVKMYISYKGYSITPGDNPTLRSHLDDSGAACSGEGQNWICDFQTLDNYNSYTFNPEFTHTFSNTSEPYYHEATVKLLKRKTGISQAEADPNNGAHYGVVTVTANSSTIGETWSADRSVGWVYLSPDDCLPGKSLIKQPVKQETGGTTGGTTGGTSKKIVLNSSKLVGGTIHKIGDLYNSLFGKDATHPGILMILIGAGALIGILFTGFLFLTAAGDDKKVEQAKKSAIYLIVGLVAGTLSYTIILFVVNIIKRFK
- a CDS encoding extracellular solute-binding protein; the encoded protein is MKRFLKFASYAVMMAFFTVALSGCTKKTSTTDARATKVIVWSFEDPDVWKPIVKDFESTNKGYTMEYVQQTLDAAYENKVLNSQLSGTGPDVWSMPNDWVYRHKDKLVPAPTAITSKVNMDEGYVQSIKQSVQIDNNIYALSASAEPMIVYYNPSLIRQALSDLEKSTVSGVTYERISKMFDPVPNTWTNFAEAMPYLTKRDGDNISIAGAAIGSDNVSYPQDILYLLMLQNETKILSDDLKLAMFSLPSSTPVGTEEVPGKRALEFYTSFANPKGANYTWNESMGNDVEAFVNGKVAILFGYDRLLNVFAQKYPTFKDYATTYVPQVNTEPDKIIDYARFNAFGVSAITPNSAIAWNVVHGLATTYSSNITSASRLYGSYKYDSYEIGIENRTGNNPEKLELATAKAFQKGRYPGDFDANMRNAIRAVNKGTLTAQAALNQAADNITVLLRKETW
- a CDS encoding UTP--glucose-1-phosphate uridylyltransferase, with product MKPVRKAVIPAAGYGTRFLPWTKAMPKEMLPIVDKPVIQYVVEELVASGIEQIILVTGWHKRAIEDHFDRHLELENKLAESGKMEQLEQIKNLSKMAEFVFVRQKEQKGNGDAILTAKNVVGDEPFVVCWGDELLVSDPLKTKQLVEAYNKYQSTIIASLIMNSPGDGKKYGFTKGHTVEDGIMKIEELIEKPGDDNKPSDYASLGGYVFPPEIFDALEEAGREVKPGGELVYIDGVNKLRERGNDAYSVEIKGGKYYDCGNVTQYLKTNVEMALKRPDINGDFSQFIKEIAGKL
- a CDS encoding Hsp20/alpha crystallin family protein — protein: MVENHNNDWLAEETEGQLAVDVFHDDHNVYILAPIAGVKASDVDISITDEVITIKGTRQAGHDLPSDKHFTQECYWGPFSRSYVMPIAINSESAKATLKDGLLRIEISKDEKAKTKFIKINDGKESK
- a CDS encoding ComF family protein, which encodes MLSFPKLILASLFDILYPNRCINCGHYGQLLCLECASDLEILKSYTCYGCGKLSQFGKLCNNCKKQLGGNIDSIIYAVDYSSKIAKTLISAFKYSGITELSTTLSALLITRIPSLEPGIIMPVPLHPSKKLRRGFNQSELLAKEISKKLGFPLNNYLVRVKNTQSQVGLSRAKRLQNLEQAFVCRNSWRIKGKVVYLVDDVVTTGSTFAACASVLKEAGAKKVVCLAIARNLHMK
- a CDS encoding desulfoferrodoxin, producing the protein MTKNLEIYHCPVCGNTVEIVGEGAGKLVCCGQPMEKMTENTSDGAKEKHVPVIEKDTENKKLIVRIGEAPHPMTDEHYIQWVEVTTDGSTRRKFLNAGDDPKVEFCLPKGDITVRIYCNLHGLWSK
- a CDS encoding nucleoside-diphosphate kinase, which codes for MENRTAIERTFVMVKPDGVERGLIGEIVSRFEKRGLKVIALKMVKPTLEHINDHYPKDETWIARLGDKGFNVFKEYGLDPKEVMGTDNNLEAGKQVRQWLIDFMTEAPVVAMVIEGIHARDMIRKITGSTLPNKAEIGTIRGDYSVDSPAAANLNQRAVKNLVHASETAEEAENEIAHWFSEEEIYPDYVRADHSAMF
- a CDS encoding pitrilysin family protein, which codes for MKNIEKYTKFTLDNGLRLVIIPDSSREVVTTMAVFGVGSRYEEDRIAGISHVLEHMLYKGTTQRPTSTLISEFIEDIGGEHNAFTSKEYTGYYAKVASKYLERSIDFVSDLVLNPLFPEEEFEQEKQVILQELKMYEDLPMEVASSKFEEALLGSNNLGRDVIGYEKSIVSLTREDLVNYHHDNYTAANGIVVLAGNIGDITLDEAKALVQRYFTLPEGEETLCPDTNLNTSKAIKLVEKQTEQSNVIIGFRGAGYNNKDKYALKLLAMILGGSMSSRMFTEIREKKGLAYAVRTSSSSYQDIGVIETYAGVPHERVSEAIEAILREYHRVFEDLTEAEVRRAKEIVYGRMLISEEDTSEVATHFALQSVMGKEILSVKEISIILEKITRDDIINIGRKYLIESNLALGFVGQNFSKEKAEEILRF